From the genome of Deinococcus sp. AJ005, one region includes:
- a CDS encoding DMT family transporter, translated as MPPMRSFPLPPIPALLLSMLSIQAGAAYAKSLFPLIGPLGTTGLRVGLAAAILMLIFRPNLRLLTRDDWRAVIPYGAVLGLMNLTYYLSLERLPLAIAVTLEFLGPLLLAAALSRRALDFLWVALAGLGIALISPHGTGAALDPIGVTLALVAGAFWAAYILLGGAVGRRLSGTTGVAVGMLVAAVVCVPFGVAQAGTALLAPGVLLTGLGVAALSSALPYSLEMRALRLVPPRIFGVMMSIEPAMGAVCGLLFLGEALLGLQWLAIACVILASAGINLTTPRPPPMVEPVS; from the coding sequence ATGCCCCCGATGCGCTCGTTTCCCCTTCCGCCCATTCCGGCGCTGCTGCTGTCCATGCTGAGCATTCAGGCCGGGGCGGCCTACGCCAAGTCGCTGTTTCCGCTAATCGGCCCGCTGGGAACCACGGGCCTGCGCGTGGGGCTGGCCGCCGCGATCCTGATGCTGATCTTCCGGCCCAATCTGCGCCTGCTGACCCGTGACGACTGGCGGGCGGTGATTCCCTACGGCGCGGTGCTGGGCCTGATGAACCTAACGTATTACCTGTCGCTGGAGCGGCTGCCGCTGGCCATTGCCGTGACGCTGGAGTTCCTGGGGCCGCTGCTGCTGGCGGCGGCGCTGTCGCGGCGGGCACTAGATTTTCTGTGGGTGGCGCTAGCCGGGCTGGGCATCGCGCTGATCTCGCCCCACGGCACCGGGGCCGCGCTGGACCCCATTGGCGTGACGCTAGCGCTGGTGGCGGGGGCATTCTGGGCGGCTTATATCCTGCTGGGCGGGGCGGTGGGGAGGCGGCTGTCCGGGACCACTGGAGTGGCGGTGGGCATGCTGGTGGCCGCCGTCGTCTGCGTGCCGTTCGGGGTGGCTCAGGCAGGGACGGCGCTGCTGGCTCCGGGAGTCCTGCTGACCGGTCTGGGCGTGGCTGCGCTGTCCAGCGCCCTGCCCTACAGCCTGGAAATGCGTGCCCTGCGACTGGTGCCGCCGCGCATCTTTGGCGTGATGATGAGCATCGAACCCGCGATGGGTGCGGTGTGCGGTCTGCTGTTTCTGGGTGAGGCGCTGCTGGGCCTGCAATGGCTGGCGATTGCCTGCGTGATCCTGGCCAGCGCAGGCATCAACCTGACCACCCCACGCCCTCCGCCGATGGTAGAACCAGTGAGCTGA
- a CDS encoding Nramp family divalent metal transporter yields MTAKDGWRKESLDESLSDVTRIQVDYSKPPWRRFLSFLGPGALVAVGYMDPGNWATSIAGGSAYGYTLLSMVLISSLMAIYLQALSARLGIATGRDLAQACRDHFSKPAAMALWISAEIAIIATDLAEVIGTAIALNLLFGLPLIIGVCLTVVDVLLILLLQNKGFRYVEALVITLIATIAVAFLFEMIFSRPELAPMLGGLVPSKKLLDPAVLYIGIGILGATVMPHNLYLHSAIVNTRGYARTPEGKREAIKFSTIDSTLALTFAFFINASILILAAAAFNVAGRTDIAEIQDAYKLLSPLLGATAASVLFAVALLASGQNSTLTGTLTGQIVMEGFVNIKLKPWVRRLVTRLIAIIPTVIVVLIYGEKGTGQLLILSQVVLSLQLSFAVVPLMMFSGDKTKMGEFVITPFWKWLGWGITALIIGLNAFLLIQTFFGG; encoded by the coding sequence ATGACGGCAAAAGACGGCTGGCGCAAGGAAAGCCTGGACGAGTCGCTGAGCGACGTCACGCGCATTCAGGTGGATTACAGCAAGCCCCCGTGGCGGCGCTTTCTGTCGTTCCTGGGACCGGGAGCGCTGGTTGCCGTGGGCTACATGGACCCCGGCAACTGGGCCACGTCCATCGCGGGGGGCAGCGCCTACGGCTACACGCTGCTGAGCATGGTCCTGATCTCCAGCCTGATGGCGATTTACCTGCAAGCCCTGTCTGCCCGGCTGGGCATCGCCACCGGGCGCGATTTAGCGCAGGCGTGCCGCGATCACTTCAGCAAACCCGCCGCCATGGCCCTGTGGATTTCGGCGGAGATCGCCATTATCGCCACCGATCTGGCCGAGGTGATCGGGACCGCCATCGCCCTGAACCTGCTGTTCGGGTTGCCGCTGATCATCGGCGTGTGCCTGACGGTGGTGGACGTGCTACTGATCCTGCTGCTGCAAAACAAGGGCTTCCGCTACGTGGAGGCGCTGGTCATCACCCTGATCGCCACCATCGCCGTGGCCTTCCTGTTCGAGATGATCTTCTCCAGGCCAGAACTGGCCCCGATGCTGGGCGGTCTGGTCCCCAGCAAGAAACTGCTTGACCCCGCCGTGCTGTACATCGGCATCGGCATCCTGGGGGCAACGGTCATGCCGCACAACCTGTATCTGCACTCGGCCATCGTCAACACGCGCGGTTACGCCCGCACGCCGGAAGGCAAACGTGAGGCCATCAAGTTCTCCACCATCGATTCCACGCTGGCGCTGACCTTCGCCTTTTTCATCAACGCCTCGATCCTGATCCTGGCCGCCGCCGCCTTCAACGTGGCCGGGCGCACCGACATCGCCGAGATTCAGGACGCCTACAAACTGCTCTCGCCGCTGCTGGGAGCCACTGCCGCCAGCGTGCTGTTTGCCGTGGCGCTGCTGGCGTCCGGCCAGAACAGCACCCTGACTGGCACATTGACCGGGCAGATCGTGATGGAAGGATTTGTCAACATCAAGCTCAAGCCCTGGGTGCGGCGGCTAGTCACGCGCCTGATCGCCATCATCCCCACCGTGATCGTTGTGCTGATCTACGGCGAGAAGGGCACCGGGCAACTGCTGATCCTGTCGCAGGTGGTGCTGTCGCTGCAACTGTCCTTTGCCGTCGTGCCACTGATGATGTTCAGCGGCGACAAGACCAAGATGGGCGAATTTGTCATCACTCCCTTCTGGAAGTGGCTGGGCTGGGGCATCACGGCGCTGATCATCGGCCTGAACGCGTTCTTGCTGATCCAGACCTTCTTCGGCGGCTGA
- the polA gene encoding DNA polymerase I, whose amino-acid sequence MTSPATDQPAPDRPTPDTLVLIDGHALAFRSYFALPPLSNSKGEATNAIVGFLRLTLRLARQRSNQIIVLFDPPVKTFRHEQFDGYKSGRAEMPSDLPGQINRIREIVDAIGFPRLEEPGYEADDVIASLTRKAEGNGMQVRIVTSDRDAYQLLDDHVRVITNDFRLIGPAEVLEKYGVTVRQWVDYRAMTGDASDNIPGAKGIGPKTASKLLQDYGTLEKIFEAAHAGTLEPKGTREKLLASEENVQFSHQMSCMVTDLPLDVEFGTGRLPGNPARLAELIEELGLHAIGRDIAGLDGAEEVVPDVDEAAEPIADFEPPRVEAWRTPKEGAIWGYVLSREDDLTAALTGAATFEPTRDGAGITRATPVNEPEEWKKAEAGTPAPRLFDSNEPLTKKEQKAAEKATKDAEKALAKLHEQFPATVDDTEFVGQRQVNAAGAKALAAHLSVRGTVVEPGDDPLLMAYLLDPANMNMALVAKRYLNMAWPDDAAGRAAITARLLTDLPPQLDEARTKLYEEMEKPLAAVLTRMEVRGVRLDSEYLRGLAASTAARLGTLEAEIFTHAGREFSIRSPQQLETVLYDELGLASGKKTKLTGKRSTAISALEPLRDEHPVIPLLLEYRELDKLRGTYLEPLPNLVNPRTNRLHTTFAQTAVATGRLSSLNPNLQNIPIRSEVGREIRKGFIADEGFCLIAADYSQIELRLLAHISGDPLMQQAFQEGADIHRRTAAQVLGLDEGGITPDQRRAAKTVNFGVLYGMSAHRLSNDLRIPYAEAASFIEIYFSTYPGIRKYIDETLEFGRTRGYVETMYGRRRYVPELTATNRNVREAGERLAYNMPIQGTASDIIKLAMVKLDKELDALGARLLLQVHDELLIEAPEDRSDEVAAITRQIMEGAASLSVPLAVEAGVGPNWYDTK is encoded by the coding sequence ATGACCTCTCCCGCCACCGACCAACCGGCCCCAGACCGGCCCACACCAGACACGCTGGTGCTGATCGACGGCCACGCGCTGGCATTCCGCTCGTATTTCGCGCTGCCGCCGCTGAGCAACAGCAAGGGCGAGGCCACCAACGCCATCGTCGGTTTTCTGCGCCTGACCCTGCGCCTCGCCCGTCAGCGCAGCAACCAGATCATCGTGCTGTTCGATCCGCCCGTGAAGACCTTCCGGCACGAGCAGTTTGACGGCTACAAGTCGGGCCGCGCCGAGATGCCCAGTGATCTGCCCGGCCAGATCAACCGCATCCGCGAAATTGTCGATGCCATCGGCTTTCCGCGCCTGGAGGAACCCGGTTACGAGGCCGACGACGTGATTGCCTCGCTGACCCGCAAGGCCGAGGGCAACGGCATGCAGGTGCGGATCGTGACCAGTGACCGCGACGCCTATCAACTGCTGGATGACCATGTGCGCGTCATCACCAACGATTTCCGTCTGATCGGCCCCGCCGAGGTGCTGGAAAAATACGGCGTGACCGTGCGCCAGTGGGTGGATTACCGCGCCATGACCGGGGACGCCAGCGACAACATCCCCGGCGCGAAGGGGATTGGCCCCAAGACCGCCTCCAAGCTGCTCCAGGATTACGGCACGCTGGAAAAGATTTTCGAGGCCGCCCACGCCGGAACGCTGGAGCCGAAGGGCACGCGCGAGAAGCTGCTGGCCTCCGAGGAAAACGTGCAGTTCAGCCACCAGATGTCGTGCATGGTCACGGACCTGCCGCTGGACGTGGAATTCGGGACGGGCCGTCTGCCGGGCAATCCTGCACGCCTTGCAGAATTGATCGAGGAATTGGGTCTGCACGCCATCGGGCGCGATATTGCCGGGCTGGATGGTGCAGAGGAAGTGGTTCCCGATGTGGATGAGGCAGCCGAACCCATCGCCGACTTCGAGCCGCCCAGAGTGGAAGCGTGGCGCACCCCGAAAGAAGGCGCGATCTGGGGCTACGTTCTGTCGCGCGAGGATGACCTGACCGCCGCGCTGACCGGAGCCGCCACCTTCGAGCCGACGAGAGATGGAGCTGGCATTACCCGTGCAACCCCAGTCAACGAGCCGGAGGAGTGGAAGAAGGCGGAGGCTGGTACGCCCGCGCCGAGGCTCTTTGATTCCAATGAGCCGCTGACCAAGAAGGAGCAGAAGGCTGCCGAGAAAGCGACCAAGGATGCCGAGAAAGCCCTTGCCAAACTGCACGAACAGTTTCCTGCCACCGTAGATGACACCGAATTCGTAGGCCAGCGGCAGGTGAACGCGGCGGGAGCCAAAGCCCTGGCCGCCCACCTGAGCGTGCGCGGAACCGTGGTGGAGCCGGGGGACGATCCGCTGCTGATGGCCTACCTGCTGGACCCCGCCAACATGAATATGGCGCTGGTGGCAAAACGGTATCTGAATATGGCGTGGCCCGACGACGCAGCAGGGCGCGCGGCCATCACCGCTCGCCTGCTGACCGACTTGCCCCCCCAACTGGACGAGGCTCGCACCAAACTTTACGAGGAGATGGAGAAGCCCTTGGCCGCCGTCCTGACCCGCATGGAAGTGCGCGGCGTGCGTCTGGATTCCGAATATCTGCGTGGACTGGCGGCCTCCACTGCCGCCCGCCTGGGAACGCTGGAGGCCGAGATTTTTACGCATGCTGGGCGTGAATTCTCCATCCGCAGCCCACAGCAGCTTGAAACCGTACTATACGACGAACTGGGCCTCGCCAGCGGCAAGAAGACCAAGCTGACCGGCAAACGCAGCACCGCCATCAGCGCCCTGGAACCCCTGCGCGACGAGCATCCGGTGATTCCCTTGCTGCTGGAATACCGCGAGTTGGATAAGTTGCGTGGCACGTATCTGGAACCGCTGCCCAACCTTGTCAACCCGCGCACGAACCGCCTGCACACCACCTTCGCGCAGACGGCGGTGGCCACTGGACGCCTGAGCAGTCTGAACCCCAACCTCCAGAACATCCCGATCCGCTCGGAAGTGGGCCGCGAGATTCGCAAGGGCTTTATTGCCGACGAGGGTTTTTGCCTGATCGCCGCCGATTATTCGCAGATTGAGCTGCGGCTGCTGGCCCACATCTCCGGCGATCCCCTGATGCAGCAGGCGTTTCAGGAAGGGGCGGACATTCACCGCCGCACCGCCGCGCAGGTGCTGGGGCTGGACGAGGGCGGCATCACCCCGGATCAGCGCCGTGCGGCCAAGACTGTCAATTTCGGCGTGCTGTACGGTATGAGTGCCCACCGCCTCAGCAACGATCTGCGTATTCCTTACGCGGAGGCGGCCTCGTTCATCGAGATCTACTTCAGCACCTATCCCGGCATCCGCAAATACATTGACGAGACGCTGGAATTTGGCCGCACGCGTGGCTACGTGGAAACCATGTATGGCCGTCGCCGCTACGTTCCCGAACTGACCGCCACCAACCGCAACGTGCGTGAGGCGGGCGAGCGGCTGGCCTACAACATGCCCATTCAGGGCACGGCGTCGGACATCATCAAGCTGGCGATGGTCAAGCTGGACAAGGAGCTAGATGCGCTGGGCGCACGGCTGCTGCTTCAGGTTCACGATGAACTGCTGATCGAGGCCCCCGAAGACCGTTCTGATGAGGTGGCAGCCATTACCCGTCAGATCATGGAGGGCGCGGCCAGCCTGAGCGTGCCGCTGGCCGTGGAGGCCGGGGTGGGGCCAAACTGGTACGACACCAAATGA
- a CDS encoding HAD family phosphatase, with amino-acid sequence MTIKAVFWDIGGVLLTNGWDREQRADVLGRFGLDPAEFTERHKLAAPELELGRMTLDEYLEQTLFYTPRDFSPEEFRAAMEAESQPHGGALALAGELSGRWRMYSLNNEGHDLNDHRIQTFGLHEFLLGFFTSCYLGVMKPNPRIYRLALQLANVRPDEAVMIDDRSQNAEAARSVGMRAVHYRDAAQLREELAALGVQ; translated from the coding sequence ATGACCATCAAAGCAGTGTTCTGGGATATCGGTGGCGTACTTCTGACCAACGGCTGGGACCGTGAGCAGCGCGCGGATGTGCTGGGGCGTTTCGGGCTAGACCCTGCCGAGTTCACCGAGCGCCACAAACTGGCTGCGCCGGAGCTGGAGCTGGGCCGCATGACGCTGGACGAGTACCTGGAGCAGACCCTCTTTTACACCCCGCGCGACTTTTCCCCCGAAGAATTCCGCGCCGCGATGGAGGCCGAGAGCCAGCCGCATGGGGGCGCCCTGGCTTTGGCTGGAGAACTGTCCGGGCGCTGGCGCATGTACTCGCTGAACAACGAGGGCCATGACCTGAACGACCACCGCATCCAGACCTTTGGCCTGCACGAGTTTCTGCTGGGCTTTTTTACCTCGTGCTACCTGGGCGTCATGAAGCCCAACCCCAGGATTTACCGTCTGGCCCTGCAACTCGCCAACGTGCGCCCAGACGAGGCCGTCATGATCGATGACCGCTCCCAGAACGCTGAGGCCGCCCGCTCGGTGGGCATGCGCGCCGTGCATTACCGGGACGCCGCGCAGCTCCGGGAGGAACTGGCGGCGCTGGGCGTGCAGTGA
- the glgP gene encoding alpha-glucan family phosphorylase, whose protein sequence is MNVIGKVTVLPQLPPSIARLSELAYNLYWSWTPHAQALYSELDPQVWENFGQNPVRTLLEVPQARLDEVATDKGYQTRYKAVMADFDAYMNLKKTWASKNAPEMKPVAYFSMEYGFHESLPIYSGGLGVLAGDHCKSASDLGLPFTAVGMLFHQGYFRQLFDKDGWQNEAYDEMDLTTLPITPARTPDGQEARVSVRIGNREIQVRVWNLIIGRIRVLLLDTNVPENSEEDRKLTARLYGGNQELRVQQYVLLGVAGIRALRALEVPAAVYHMNEGHAALLGLERIREDVEKGLDFRTALETVASSTLFTTHTPVAAGNDAFAYDLMDRYLADWPALLSTTREELYELARHDQNWDGQTVPAFSMTVFALRMSRAANGVSELHGEVSRDMWKFLYPGAEAEEVPIGHVTNGAHNLTFTSQAMRDLLSTVLPKDWTERLEDEQMWKAVDQLSDAQLSNVQLETKREMIAFIRVRMREQMLRNGAGAADVAATDSLMDENALTIGFARRFATYKRATLLFRDRERLARIVNNPERPVQFVFAGKAHPADNPGKAFIQEIYKMSQEPEFRGKIVILENYDMNVARHLVQGVDIWLNNPRRPLEASGTSGMKASFNGSPNFSVLDGWWREGYDGTNGWPIGEEREYADLNVQDDADAYSLYQTLEDDIVPRYYGEAKGEDSWAYSVRRSIETVSPRFSMQRQVIDYVQKFYLPLGTRGQEVAANGSAQAHAIAGWKTWVRQQWPYTSLSAHAELPATCHPGQTAPISASVNPAGISLDELRVEAVLSRAGHLTRFELENRGDGTFSADVPLAESGLYSVGVRMIPEMDGLSNELEAGLIKWATAR, encoded by the coding sequence ATGAACGTCATTGGCAAAGTCACGGTGCTGCCCCAGTTGCCGCCCTCCATCGCGCGGCTCTCGGAGCTGGCCTACAACCTGTACTGGTCCTGGACCCCGCACGCGCAGGCGCTGTACAGCGAACTTGATCCGCAGGTGTGGGAAAACTTCGGGCAGAACCCGGTGCGGACGCTGCTGGAAGTGCCACAAGCACGGCTGGACGAGGTGGCTACCGACAAGGGTTATCAGACCCGTTACAAGGCTGTGATGGCCGATTTCGACGCCTACATGAACCTGAAGAAGACCTGGGCCAGCAAAAACGCCCCGGAGATGAAGCCGGTGGCCTATTTCAGCATGGAGTACGGCTTCCACGAGTCGCTGCCGATCTACAGCGGCGGCCTGGGGGTGCTGGCCGGGGACCACTGCAAAAGTGCCTCGGATCTGGGGCTGCCATTTACCGCTGTGGGCATGCTATTTCACCAGGGTTACTTCCGGCAATTGTTCGACAAGGACGGCTGGCAGAACGAGGCCTACGACGAGATGGACCTGACCACCTTGCCCATCACCCCAGCTCGCACGCCGGACGGTCAGGAGGCGCGGGTCTCAGTCCGCATCGGCAACCGCGAGATTCAGGTGCGCGTGTGGAACCTGATCATCGGGCGCATCCGGGTGCTGCTGCTGGACACCAACGTGCCGGAAAACTCCGAGGAAGACCGCAAGCTCACGGCCCGTCTGTACGGCGGCAACCAGGAACTGCGCGTGCAGCAGTACGTGTTGCTGGGCGTGGCGGGCATCCGTGCGCTGCGTGCATTGGAAGTCCCCGCCGCCGTCTACCACATGAACGAGGGCCACGCCGCCCTGCTGGGCCTAGAGCGCATCCGCGAGGACGTGGAAAAGGGCTTGGACTTCCGCACTGCGCTGGAAACGGTTGCCAGTTCTACCCTTTTCACCACGCATACCCCGGTGGCCGCCGGGAACGACGCCTTCGCCTATGACCTGATGGACCGCTATCTGGCCGACTGGCCCGCGCTGCTGTCTACCACGCGCGAGGAACTGTACGAGCTGGCCCGCCACGATCAGAACTGGGACGGTCAGACGGTGCCAGCCTTCTCCATGACGGTGTTTGCCCTGCGGATGAGCCGCGCGGCCAACGGCGTCTCGGAGCTGCACGGCGAGGTCAGCCGCGACATGTGGAAGTTCCTGTACCCCGGCGCGGAAGCGGAGGAAGTGCCGATTGGACACGTCACCAACGGCGCACACAACCTGACCTTTACCTCTCAGGCCATGCGGGATCTGCTGTCCACGGTGCTGCCGAAAGACTGGACCGAGCGGCTGGAAGACGAGCAGATGTGGAAAGCGGTAGACCAACTCAGCGACGCGCAACTGAGCAACGTGCAACTGGAAACCAAGCGCGAGATGATCGCGTTTATCCGCGTCCGCATGCGTGAGCAGATGCTCCGCAACGGGGCCGGGGCCGCCGACGTGGCCGCCACCGATTCGCTGATGGATGAGAACGCCCTGACCATCGGCTTTGCGCGACGCTTTGCCACCTACAAGCGCGCCACGTTGCTGTTCCGAGACCGCGAACGGCTGGCCCGCATCGTCAACAACCCGGAGCGCCCGGTGCAGTTCGTCTTCGCGGGCAAGGCGCACCCCGCCGACAACCCAGGCAAGGCGTTTATTCAGGAAATCTACAAGATGTCGCAGGAGCCAGAGTTCCGGGGCAAGATCGTCATTCTGGAAAACTACGATATGAACGTGGCCCGCCATCTGGTGCAGGGTGTGGACATCTGGCTCAACAACCCGCGCCGCCCGCTGGAGGCTTCGGGGACCAGCGGCATGAAGGCCAGCTTCAACGGCAGCCCCAATTTCAGCGTGCTGGACGGCTGGTGGCGCGAGGGCTACGATGGCACCAACGGCTGGCCGATTGGCGAGGAACGCGAATACGCGGACCTGAACGTTCAGGATGACGCCGACGCCTACAGCCTGTACCAGACCCTCGAAGACGACATCGTGCCGCGCTACTACGGCGAGGCCAAGGGTGAGGACTCGTGGGCCTACTCGGTGCGCCGCTCCATCGAAACCGTCAGCCCGCGCTTTTCCATGCAGCGTCAGGTCATTGATTACGTGCAGAAGTTCTACCTGCCGCTGGGCACGCGTGGGCAGGAAGTGGCGGCCAACGGCAGCGCGCAGGCCCACGCGATTGCCGGGTGGAAAACCTGGGTGCGCCAGCAGTGGCCGTACACCAGTCTGTCCGCCCACGCCGAGTTGCCCGCCACCTGTCACCCCGGCCAGACCGCGCCAATCAGCGCCAGCGTCAACCCGGCAGGCATCTCGCTGGATGAACTGCGCGTGGAAGCCGTCCTGAGCCGCGCCGGACACCTGACGCGCTTCGAGCTGGAAAACCGGGGCGACGGCACCTTTAGCGCCGACGTGCCGCTGGCAGAAAGCGGGCTGTATTCGGTGGGCGTGCGAATGATTCCCGAAATGGATGGCCTGAGCAACGAGCTGGAAGCCGGACTGATCAAGTGGGCCACGGCACGCTGA
- a CDS encoding CidA/LrgA family protein, protein MTASEPSTTARLNAPVRFVLGLGILVAFSAAGQALVTVTGLPLPGSVVGLALLWAALGLKIVRLHWIADAADGLLGILGLLFVPATVGFIGYLSAGADWGLWLLVMTAGLLLGGGVAGVLASRLARSETGTEAEV, encoded by the coding sequence ATGACCGCATCTGAACCGTCCACCACGGCCCGCCTGAATGCCCCGGTGCGTTTCGTGCTGGGGCTGGGCATTCTGGTGGCATTCTCCGCCGCCGGACAGGCCCTGGTGACGGTCACGGGCCTGCCACTGCCGGGTTCGGTGGTGGGACTGGCGCTGCTGTGGGCGGCGCTGGGCCTGAAAATCGTTCGTCTGCACTGGATCGCGGACGCCGCCGACGGGCTGCTGGGCATCCTGGGCCTGCTATTCGTCCCGGCCACGGTGGGGTTTATCGGGTACCTGTCCGCCGGGGCCGACTGGGGGCTGTGGCTGCTGGTGATGACGGCGGGCCTGCTGCTGGGCGGCGGCGTGGCCGGGGTGCTGGCCTCGCGGCTGGCGCGCTCAGAAACCGGCACAGAGGCAGAGGTTTAG
- a CDS encoding methyltransferase domain-containing protein, whose product MTWNPDQYHRFKDARSAPARDLQAMIPEREYADIVDLGCGTGEQAAQLAARFPAACVLGLDSSPEMLARAGEHSIQNLRFEQGSILDLCGDFDLIYSNAALQWLPDHPALLAQLWSHLRPGSVLAVQVPANHDHVSHRLLSETADEFRAELGGYTRFGPAHGSSPVLTPAEYAETLDALGASEITAISKVYPVVLEGAAGLLDWTRGTALVPYLSRLGEEDGKRFETVYLQKLTEAFPGARVFYAFTRILFVAQKPA is encoded by the coding sequence ATGACCTGGAATCCTGACCAGTATCACCGCTTCAAAGACGCCCGCAGCGCCCCCGCCCGTGATCTTCAGGCCATGATTCCAGAGCGGGAATACGCCGATATTGTTGATCTGGGCTGCGGCACAGGCGAACAGGCCGCGCAACTGGCGGCACGTTTCCCGGCGGCATGTGTCCTGGGACTGGACAGCAGCCCGGAAATGCTGGCGCGGGCAGGTGAACACAGCATCCAGAATCTCCGATTTGAACAGGGCAGCATTCTGGATCTGTGCGGCGACTTTGATCTGATCTATTCCAACGCGGCGCTGCAATGGCTGCCCGATCATCCGGCGCTGCTGGCCCAGCTCTGGAGCCATCTGCGGCCCGGCAGCGTGCTGGCGGTGCAGGTTCCGGCCAATCACGATCATGTCTCCCACCGCCTGCTGTCCGAGACGGCAGATGAATTCCGCGCTGAACTGGGCGGCTATACGCGCTTTGGCCCGGCCCACGGCTCCTCCCCGGTGCTGACGCCCGCTGAATACGCCGAAACGCTGGACGCGCTGGGAGCCAGTGAAATCACGGCCATCAGCAAGGTCTATCCTGTGGTTCTGGAAGGTGCGGCAGGTCTGCTGGACTGGACGCGCGGCACAGCGCTGGTGCCTTATCTCTCGCGCCTGGGCGAGGAAGATGGAAAGCGTTTCGAGACGGTGTATCTCCAGAAATTGACAGAGGCCTTTCCAGGTGCGCGCGTGTTCTATGCCTTCACACGGATTTTGTTCGTGGCGCAGAAGCCTGCCTGA
- a CDS encoding 5'-methylthioadenosine/adenosylhomocysteine nucleosidase encodes MLAIIGAMDEEIELLLGDLQGRQDLPYPGATLYRGQLDGVTVLLTRGGIGKVNAALTTAHLLAAGATRIIFTGVAGGVHPDLRVGDIVISTDCVQHDVDVTALGYELGTVPGESPTWAADKTLRAAAVAAAGEVSGVRVIEGRVASGDQFIASPEGVQRLQTTFNAACAEMEGAAVAQVCAKAGVPFVIIRSVSDTADGSAGVDYREFMPQVARHAKAVVRGMLARLTATTDDRI; translated from the coding sequence ATGTTGGCAATTATCGGCGCGATGGACGAAGAAATCGAGTTGTTGCTGGGCGATCTCCAGGGGAGGCAGGACCTCCCGTATCCCGGCGCAACACTGTACCGGGGCCAGTTGGACGGCGTGACCGTGCTGCTTACGCGCGGCGGCATCGGCAAGGTGAACGCAGCGCTGACTACCGCGCACCTGCTGGCAGCGGGGGCCACGAGGATCATCTTTACAGGGGTGGCGGGTGGAGTTCACCCGGACCTGCGCGTGGGCGACATCGTGATCAGCACTGACTGCGTGCAGCACGATGTGGACGTGACCGCGCTGGGCTACGAATTGGGAACTGTGCCGGGAGAATCGCCCACCTGGGCCGCCGACAAGACGTTGCGCGCGGCGGCAGTGGCGGCGGCTGGCGAGGTCTCTGGCGTGCGCGTGATCGAGGGCCGCGTTGCCAGCGGTGATCAGTTCATCGCCTCCCCCGAAGGCGTGCAGCGGCTTCAAACCACATTTAATGCCGCCTGCGCCGAGATGGAGGGGGCGGCGGTGGCCCAGGTCTGCGCCAAGGCGGGGGTGCCGTTCGTGATTATTCGCAGCGTCAGCGACACGGCAGACGGCAGCGCCGGGGTGGATTACCGCGAGTTCATGCCGCAGGTGGCCCGCCATGCCAAGGCCGTGGTGCGCGGCATGCTGGCCCGGCTGACGGCCACCACAGATGACCGCATCTGA
- a CDS encoding cyclic-di-AMP receptor, with product MKLVLAVIQDADATALVRILSENAFEVTKLASTGGFLREGNTTLMIGVDDARMDDLKRFVRQTCRTRSRLVAPSVPMGEQNEGLVSDPVEVPVGGAVMFVMGVQEFVKV from the coding sequence ATGAAACTCGTTCTCGCGGTCATTCAGGATGCAGACGCCACGGCGCTGGTGCGCATCCTCTCGGAAAATGCCTTCGAGGTCACCAAGCTCGCCAGCACCGGCGGCTTTCTGCGTGAGGGCAACACCACCCTGATGATCGGCGTGGACGACGCGCGCATGGACGACTTGAAGCGCTTCGTGCGCCAGACCTGCCGCACCCGCAGCCGGCTGGTGGCCCCCAGCGTCCCGATGGGCGAGCAGAACGAGGGTCTGGTCAGCGATCCGGTGGAAGTGCCGGTGGGCGGAGCCGTGATGTTCGTGATGGGCGTGCAGGAGTTCGTAAAGGTCTGA